A genomic segment from Desulfallas thermosapovorans DSM 6562 encodes:
- a CDS encoding ABC transporter ATP-binding protein — MVIVDIDQDEGEIIALIGPSGCGKSTILNIAAGFEKPDEGSSLFDGELVAGPSSKRSVVFQSAVLFPWLTVKQNVAYGLKLKKLSRHVQDEKCAKYIGLVGLKGFEHYYPHQLSGGMQQRVSIARVLVMEPKMLLMDEPFAALDAQTRLSMQQLLLSISMQLNPSILFITHDVEEALMLADRIYVMSRLPGRIKHEISVPFPKPRSISLLGNSLFSEVKHKILQLLFDYGNP, encoded by the coding sequence GTGGTTATCGTTGACATAGATCAAGATGAAGGTGAAATAATTGCCCTGATTGGTCCAAGTGGATGCGGCAAGTCAACGATTTTGAATATCGCAGCGGGTTTTGAAAAACCGGATGAAGGTAGCAGCTTGTTTGACGGCGAGCTAGTTGCAGGTCCTTCCTCAAAGAGAAGTGTGGTCTTTCAATCAGCCGTTCTTTTCCCCTGGCTTACGGTGAAGCAAAACGTTGCCTATGGTTTAAAGCTTAAGAAGTTGAGTCGCCATGTGCAGGATGAAAAATGTGCAAAGTATATTGGCCTGGTGGGCCTGAAAGGCTTTGAGCATTATTACCCCCATCAATTATCCGGTGGAATGCAGCAGCGGGTTTCCATTGCCAGGGTACTGGTCATGGAACCGAAAATGCTGCTTATGGACGAACCATTTGCAGCATTGGATGCCCAGACCAGGCTCTCCATGCAGCAACTACTATTATCTATTTCCATGCAGCTTAATCCCTCTATTCTTTTTATTACGCATGATGTCGAGGAGGCATTGATGTTAGCCGACAGGATTTATGTTATGAGCAGGCTTCCGGGCCGTATCAAACATGAAATTAGTGTACCGTTTCCAAAACCGAGGTCAATATCATTGCTTGGTAACTCCTTGTTTTCCGAGGTGAAGCATAAAATTTTGCAGCTTTTGTTCGATTATGGTAATCCCTGA
- a CDS encoding AzlC family ABC transporter permease yields MQTQELKQGINDSIPIVLGYLPLGFAFGVLATDVGMSIVQATMMSVLCFTGAGQYIAIGVLQAGGAVFTIILANVLVNLRYLLFSTSLVPYLKGHVPTATGSILSYGLTDETYAVAMNRYQQHAPTASYMAGLNLSSHTGWIASTLLGAILGSYIGDTDRLGLGFTLPAMYICLLVLMIRNKPDVIVALSSAFICLLIGYLMPATMANMFNIIIATIAAASLGVFISERK; encoded by the coding sequence ATGCAAACGCAAGAATTGAAACAGGGAATAAACGACTCCATCCCGATAGTGTTGGGCTATTTACCTTTGGGTTTTGCCTTTGGGGTGCTGGCAACTGATGTGGGCATGTCAATTGTCCAGGCCACCATGATGTCGGTGTTGTGCTTTACAGGGGCCGGACAGTATATCGCCATTGGAGTTTTGCAAGCCGGCGGAGCGGTATTCACCATTATCCTGGCCAACGTTTTAGTGAATTTAAGATATTTGCTGTTTTCCACATCACTGGTGCCTTACCTCAAGGGCCATGTCCCAACCGCCACGGGCAGCATTTTATCCTACGGGCTGACCGATGAAACCTATGCCGTGGCCATGAACCGCTACCAGCAGCATGCGCCCACCGCTTCCTACATGGCTGGACTTAACCTTAGTTCACATACTGGCTGGATCGCCAGTACATTGCTGGGCGCCATACTGGGCAGCTATATCGGCGACACGGACCGCCTGGGCCTGGGTTTTACTCTGCCGGCAATGTATATTTGCCTGCTGGTGCTTATGATCAGAAATAAACCGGATGTTATTGTGGCTTTATCCTCCGCCTTTATTTGTTTGTTAATTGGTTATTTAATGCCTGCCACCATGGCAAATATGTTTAATATCATCATAGCAACCATTGCCGCAGCCAGTTTGGGGGTGTTCATCAGTGAGCGGAAATAG
- the gatC gene encoding Asp-tRNA(Asn)/Glu-tRNA(Gln) amidotransferase subunit GatC, producing MKITEQEVEHVALMSRLDLTADEKATYTQSLNAILDYLDMLNKLDTTGVEPAAHVLPLKNVYREDKLQPGLDKEQALANAPEEEAGAFKVPRIV from the coding sequence GTGAAAATTACCGAGCAAGAGGTAGAACATGTGGCTTTGATGAGCCGCCTTGATTTGACAGCAGACGAAAAAGCGACCTATACGCAGTCCCTTAATGCCATATTGGACTACCTGGATATGTTAAACAAATTGGATACCACTGGCGTGGAGCCTGCCGCCCATGTCCTCCCGCTGAAGAATGTTTACCGGGAAGACAAGCTGCAGCCAGGTCTGGATAAAGAGCAGGCCCTGGCCAATGCACCGGAAGAGGAAGCGGGGGCCTTTAAAGTGCCCCGAATTGTTTAA
- the gatB gene encoding Asp-tRNA(Asn)/Glu-tRNA(Gln) amidotransferase subunit GatB: MSRYEAVIGLEVHVELKTDTKIFCGCSTEFGKEPNTQVCPVCLGLPGSTGVLNKKVVELATRAGLALNCEIGTYTWFDRKNYYYPDLPKGYQISQVFRPIAYNGYLDIDVDGEKKRINITRAHIEEDPGKLVHSGGSITSSRYSYVDYNRSGMPLIEIVSEPDIRSGAEAKAYLEKLKAHLEYAGVSDVKMEQGSLRCDANVSVRPVGTTTLGTKTEIKNMNSFRAVQRAIEYEVERQIDVLEDGGKVVQETRGWDENKGITVSMRNKENPDYRCFIEHELPPIELTEEWIEEVRASIPELPDARRRRLVEEHGLPDYDAGVITSSLALAEFFDAALKEFPDAKTVSNWIMGELLRLLNARNMELGESRITPGGLASLLQLIKKGTISNKIGKEVFEVMFEEGKDPEQIVKERGLSQISDQGQLAQIIDEVIAKNPKSVADYQSGKKQAIGFLVGQVMKATRGQANPGVVNSMLREKLGE; this comes from the coding sequence ATGAGTAGATACGAAGCTGTCATTGGCTTGGAGGTTCACGTAGAGTTAAAGACGGATACCAAAATATTTTGCGGCTGTTCTACGGAATTCGGGAAGGAACCCAACACCCAGGTGTGTCCCGTTTGCCTGGGCCTGCCCGGTAGTACAGGTGTTTTAAATAAAAAGGTTGTGGAATTGGCAACCAGGGCTGGTTTGGCTCTAAACTGTGAGATAGGTACTTATACCTGGTTTGATAGAAAAAATTATTATTATCCCGACCTGCCCAAAGGCTATCAAATTTCCCAGGTATTCCGGCCAATCGCTTATAATGGATATCTTGATATAGATGTTGATGGCGAGAAAAAAAGAATTAACATTACCAGGGCGCATATTGAAGAGGATCCCGGGAAACTGGTCCATTCAGGCGGGTCCATTACCAGTTCACGTTACTCTTATGTGGACTACAACCGGTCCGGTATGCCCCTCATTGAAATAGTTTCGGAACCTGACATTCGCTCGGGCGCAGAAGCTAAAGCCTATCTGGAGAAACTGAAGGCCCATCTGGAATATGCCGGTGTTTCCGATGTGAAAATGGAGCAAGGCTCGCTGCGCTGTGACGCCAACGTTTCGGTTCGCCCCGTTGGGACTACCACACTGGGTACAAAAACCGAGATAAAGAATATGAACTCTTTCCGGGCTGTGCAAAGGGCCATTGAATATGAAGTGGAAAGGCAAATAGATGTACTGGAAGACGGCGGAAAGGTGGTTCAGGAAACCCGTGGATGGGATGAAAACAAGGGTATAACCGTGTCCATGCGCAACAAGGAAAACCCGGACTACAGGTGTTTCATCGAGCATGAGCTTCCTCCCATCGAGCTGACGGAAGAATGGATAGAGGAGGTCAGGGCTTCCATCCCGGAATTGCCCGACGCCCGCCGGAGGCGCCTGGTGGAAGAGCACGGGCTGCCGGATTACGATGCCGGCGTAATTACCAGTTCCCTGGCCCTGGCTGAGTTCTTTGACGCTGCGTTAAAAGAGTTTCCCGATGCGAAAACAGTAAGCAACTGGATCATGGGTGAACTTTTGCGGCTGTTGAATGCCCGTAATATGGAATTGGGTGAATCCAGGATTACCCCCGGCGGCCTGGCTTCATTGCTGCAGTTGATTAAAAAGGGTACCATCAGTAATAAGATCGGTAAAGAGGTATTCGAGGTTATGTTCGAGGAGGGCAAAGACCCGGAGCAGATTGTCAAGGAAAGGGGTTTGTCCCAGATATCCGACCAGGGGCAACTAGCCCAAATTATTGATGAGGTTATTGCCAAAAACCCCAAATCGGTGGCGGATTACCAGTCCGGTAAGAAGCAGGCCATCGGTTTTTTGGTGGGTCAGGTGATGAAAGCCACCAGGGGCCAGGCCAACCCCGGTGTGGTCAATTCCATGCTGCGGGAAAAACTGGGGGAATAG
- a CDS encoding AzlD domain-containing protein encodes MSGNSIWIMIIGVSLVSLLPRILPVAMFSRYEFPEPVKRWLSFVAPAVLGALTAISVLAPEGEINISIQNKYIWAFIPTLLVAIKTRSLFYSLLVGIVTMALLYNFM; translated from the coding sequence GTGAGCGGAAATAGTATCTGGATCATGATCATCGGTGTTTCGCTGGTGTCCCTGTTGCCACGTATCCTGCCGGTGGCAATGTTTTCCCGCTATGAGTTCCCTGAACCGGTGAAACGGTGGCTCTCCTTTGTGGCCCCGGCGGTTTTGGGCGCTTTAACGGCGATAAGTGTACTGGCACCGGAGGGCGAAATTAATATCAGTATTCAGAATAAATATATCTGGGCCTTCATACCCACACTGCTGGTGGCCATCAAAACCAGAAGCCTGTTCTACAGCTTGCTGGTGGGCATTGTTACCATGGCTCTGCTGTATAATTTTATGTAA
- the gatA gene encoding Asp-tRNA(Asn)/Glu-tRNA(Gln) amidotransferase subunit GatA, which translates to MQLNTLSVHHLSELMGKKEVSSEELTRFYLEHISRVEDKIKAFVTLTKEEALARARAVDERRARGEELSPLAGIPTAAGDNICTRGVKTTCASQILYNFIPPYDATVAGRLKGAGAILVGKCNMDEFAMGSSTENSGYFATSNPFDFDAVPGGSGGGAAAAVAAGEAAFALGTDAGGGIRQPAAFCGVIGFKPTYGYASRFGLISHVSSLGQIGVFTRDMTDLALILNEICGHDDKDATSASVDVPDFRKSLVNDVKGLRIGLPGEYFGTDVSPRVAAKVREAIVKLEELGAVCEEVAMPHIEYAPAAHYIISSAEASSNLARFDGIRHGLRVEAEDVLTMFKKTRGQGFGEEVKRRIMLGTFALSAGNYEAYYVKALKVRTLVKQDFDRAFEKFDCLLTPTSPATPFKIGEKAGDPVAMYLSKVYTMPANLAGVPAMSLPFGLVEGLPVGLQLMARHFDEGTLLRVGYTLEQSTDQTRLKPGLLL; encoded by the coding sequence ATGCAATTAAATACATTATCAGTTCATCATCTTAGCGAACTAATGGGGAAAAAGGAGGTTAGTTCCGAAGAATTAACCAGATTTTATCTGGAACATATCAGCCGGGTGGAAGATAAAATTAAAGCCTTTGTGACGTTAACAAAAGAAGAAGCTTTAGCCCGGGCCAGGGCTGTCGATGAGAGGCGGGCCAGGGGAGAAGAGCTTTCTCCCCTGGCGGGAATCCCCACGGCCGCCGGTGACAATATATGCACCCGGGGAGTCAAGACCACCTGTGCTTCCCAGATATTATACAATTTTATCCCGCCCTATGATGCCACCGTAGCCGGGAGGTTAAAGGGAGCCGGTGCCATACTCGTGGGCAAATGTAACATGGATGAGTTTGCCATGGGTTCCTCCACCGAGAATTCAGGGTATTTCGCCACCAGCAATCCCTTTGACTTTGATGCCGTACCCGGCGGTTCCGGCGGGGGGGCTGCAGCAGCGGTGGCCGCAGGTGAGGCGGCCTTTGCTTTGGGCACGGACGCCGGGGGCGGTATCCGCCAGCCGGCGGCCTTTTGTGGTGTTATAGGGTTTAAACCTACATACGGTTACGCCTCCCGGTTTGGCTTGATATCCCATGTTTCCTCTTTGGGGCAAATCGGGGTCTTTACCAGGGATATGACGGATCTTGCTCTGATCCTGAACGAAATTTGCGGTCACGATGATAAAGATGCTACATCAGCCTCTGTGGATGTGCCGGACTTTAGAAAGAGCCTGGTGAACGACGTCAAGGGGTTAAGGATTGGCCTGCCCGGAGAATATTTCGGTACGGACGTGTCGCCCCGTGTGGCGGCAAAGGTCCGGGAGGCCATTGTTAAACTGGAAGAATTGGGGGCCGTTTGCGAAGAGGTGGCCATGCCCCATATCGAATACGCCCCGGCCGCCCATTACATCATATCCTCGGCTGAAGCCAGTTCCAACCTGGCCCGTTTTGACGGAATCAGGCATGGCCTCAGGGTGGAAGCTGAAGATGTGCTGACCATGTTCAAAAAAACCCGCGGCCAGGGTTTTGGTGAAGAGGTGAAAAGACGCATCATGCTGGGCACCTTTGCCTTAAGTGCCGGTAATTATGAGGCTTATTACGTTAAAGCCCTAAAGGTGCGTACTCTGGTCAAACAGGACTTTGACCGGGCCTTTGAAAAATTTGACTGCCTGTTAACACCCACCAGCCCTGCCACCCCTTTCAAAATAGGAGAAAAAGCGGGCGATCCAGTGGCTATGTACCTGTCCAAAGTCTACACCATGCCGGCTAACCTGGCCGGGGTGCCTGCCATGTCCCTGCCCTTTGGTTTGGTGGAGGGGCTGCCTGTGGGATTGCAGCTAATGGCCCGGCATTTTGACGAAGGGACTCTGCTCAGGGTGGGCTATACCCTGGAGCAAAGTACTGACCAAACCAGGTTAAAACCCGGATTATTGCTTTAA
- a CDS encoding molybdopterin-containing oxidoreductase family protein: MTTQQVFSVCGMCTVRCPIMAEVKNDNVQLLQGNPHVPAMKGTICPKGAAGIALLHDHERIQGPMIREGKRGEGKWRQVSWDEALEETAARLKAVMDKHGARSVAFSDRSGPFKDLHQAFVRGLGSPNYTNHDSSCARNVHHACISVTGAGREELVYDYKNARHVVFQTRNIFEAINVQEVTNLTAAMDAGCKITVIDIRATISATKADRFLLVRPGSDYALNLAVIHELLFKKLYDAEYAARWINDLGQLEEFVRPYSPEWAEGETGVPAGEIRRFVQEIAAARPAVIWHPGWMTARYTDSFYVSRTAYIINALLGSIGARGGLMFTKKPGDVGRKGLNKLADLFPKPTEKRADGVGWLYKHFDAGPGLAHLVYKAMETGEPYPVKAYIAYRHDPLMGFPDPDRLRQIFDHLDLLVSVSFTWSDTAWYSDIVLPLSTYLERESIMACKNGLRPYFFVRRRAVQPRFDTRADWEIICGLARRLGIGELAFSSIEDIWNYQLEGTGVRPEDFNATGFVNLAQPVEDPPFTEPRFKTPSGKIDIISERLEKQGIPSLKPYTAPKRPPKGQFRLTFGRCAVHTQGHTVNNPMLSELMSENVLWINDRAAAELQITDGERVTVSRDGYSETIRAKVTPLIHPEAVFVVHGFGHRLPVESRAYGKGLADNCFMQGGLEIWDQAGGSIAMQEHFVTVSKC; the protein is encoded by the coding sequence ATGACCACCCAACAGGTATTCAGCGTATGCGGTATGTGCACTGTGCGTTGCCCCATCATGGCCGAGGTAAAAAATGACAATGTGCAATTGCTCCAGGGAAATCCTCACGTACCTGCGATGAAGGGGACCATATGCCCCAAGGGTGCCGCTGGAATTGCACTGCTTCATGATCATGAACGTATCCAGGGGCCAATGATTCGCGAGGGCAAGCGCGGTGAAGGTAAATGGCGCCAGGTCAGTTGGGATGAGGCCTTGGAGGAAACCGCCGCCAGGCTCAAAGCGGTGATGGATAAACACGGGGCGCGCAGCGTCGCCTTTTCGGACCGCAGCGGGCCGTTTAAAGATTTGCACCAGGCGTTTGTGCGCGGTTTGGGCTCCCCCAACTATACCAATCACGACAGTTCCTGTGCCCGCAATGTGCACCACGCCTGCATTTCCGTCACCGGTGCAGGCCGCGAGGAACTGGTTTACGATTATAAAAACGCCAGGCATGTGGTATTTCAAACACGCAATATATTTGAGGCTATCAACGTGCAGGAGGTTACTAACCTGACTGCAGCCATGGACGCGGGCTGCAAGATCACGGTTATTGATATCCGGGCCACTATTTCGGCGACGAAGGCTGACCGGTTCCTATTGGTTAGACCCGGAAGTGACTACGCCCTTAACCTGGCAGTTATTCACGAGCTCTTATTCAAGAAACTCTATGATGCTGAATATGCCGCCCGCTGGATAAATGATCTCGGCCAGTTGGAAGAATTTGTACGCCCGTACAGCCCGGAATGGGCCGAAGGGGAAACCGGGGTTCCCGCCGGTGAAATCCGGCGCTTCGTGCAGGAAATTGCCGCCGCCAGGCCGGCCGTGATCTGGCACCCCGGCTGGATGACCGCCCGCTATACCGATTCTTTTTATGTCTCCCGTACAGCTTATATCATCAATGCCCTCCTGGGTTCCATCGGTGCCAGGGGTGGTTTGATGTTTACCAAAAAACCCGGCGACGTTGGGAGGAAGGGTTTGAATAAACTGGCGGACCTGTTCCCCAAGCCCACCGAGAAGCGTGCGGACGGTGTGGGGTGGCTTTACAAGCATTTTGATGCGGGGCCGGGCTTGGCCCACCTGGTTTACAAGGCCATGGAAACCGGTGAACCATACCCGGTGAAGGCCTATATCGCCTACCGCCATGATCCCTTGATGGGTTTTCCCGACCCGGATCGCCTGCGGCAAATATTCGATCATTTGGATCTGCTGGTATCCGTTAGCTTTACGTGGTCGGACACCGCCTGGTATTCAGATATAGTGCTGCCCCTGTCCACCTATCTCGAGCGGGAAAGTATCATGGCCTGTAAAAACGGGCTACGGCCCTATTTCTTCGTGCGCCGGCGGGCTGTTCAGCCGCGCTTCGATACGCGGGCGGACTGGGAGATCATCTGCGGGCTGGCCAGGCGCCTGGGGATTGGCGAGCTGGCCTTTAGCTCTATTGAGGATATCTGGAACTACCAGTTGGAGGGCACCGGGGTACGGCCTGAGGATTTCAATGCCACCGGTTTTGTAAACCTGGCCCAGCCCGTTGAAGACCCGCCCTTTACGGAACCCAGGTTTAAAACGCCCTCCGGTAAAATCGATATTATTTCCGAGAGGCTCGAAAAACAGGGTATTCCATCTTTAAAACCTTACACTGCCCCGAAACGGCCGCCCAAAGGGCAATTCCGCCTGACCTTTGGCCGCTGTGCCGTGCACACCCAGGGCCATACCGTGAACAACCCCATGTTGTCGGAACTGATGTCCGAAAACGTATTGTGGATTAACGACCGGGCTGCGGCAGAACTTCAGATTACCGATGGGGAGCGGGTCACGGTCAGCCGGGACGGCTATTCCGAAACCATCCGGGCCAAAGTGACCCCGCTGATTCACCCCGAAGCTGTATTCGTGGTTCATGGCTTTGGCCACCGCCTGCCGGTGGAGAGCCGTGCCTATGGTAAAGGCCTGGCCGACAATTGTTTTATGCAGGGTGGACTGGAAATCTGGGATCAGGCCGGGGGCAGCATAGCCATGCAGGAACATTTCGTTACCGTCTCTAAATGCTAA
- a CDS encoding sodium:solute symporter family protein: MHTLPYYTSVVLTLAIVTLVGLHSVGKIKTSQDYIVGGRNLYPAAIAGAIVGSFVGGTVTIGTAQMACKYGLVAIWFTIGAGLSCLLLALFMIKPLREKEVSTITEYLIASYGEGIRFWVALFTVIGMLIQVAVQIIAAIPVLSGMFSVGSVPASFIIVFLIVLYMIGGGIWSTGLVGMVKLALLSITLFAGGVIACLETGGLWKTAALLTVAPTLSLFPRGALVELGGLFSVLVGFASTQAFLQPLFAGRDVRSAKIGALVAAALIPMYGFAGVIIGLFMKVAHPGINPVFALPVFFNLYLSPWLGGVANATLLISLILTGGALTLGVSTVLTRDVYATLHPGVSDKALLRAGRLFTAGTGAVALAMVLFSGGTLILDWTYLSNALRGVTVFLPLLAAVFIPARVRPRGVLRAVILAPVATLLSQFFLPLDIHPLFVGLPVALLCMLHSMLHTARPLS; encoded by the coding sequence TTGCATACTTTACCCTATTACACCAGCGTTGTCCTGACCCTGGCTATAGTTACGCTGGTAGGTCTACATTCAGTTGGAAAAATTAAAACCTCCCAAGATTATATTGTAGGGGGGCGCAATTTGTATCCCGCCGCCATAGCGGGAGCTATAGTAGGGTCATTCGTTGGAGGCACGGTCACCATTGGAACCGCTCAGATGGCCTGCAAATACGGTTTAGTTGCCATCTGGTTCACCATAGGGGCAGGTTTATCCTGCTTGCTGTTAGCTTTATTCATGATAAAACCTCTGCGTGAAAAGGAAGTAAGTACTATAACAGAATACCTGATAGCCAGTTACGGCGAAGGGATTAGGTTTTGGGTGGCTCTGTTTACGGTAATAGGAATGCTGATTCAGGTAGCAGTACAAATCATTGCCGCAATTCCGGTTCTAAGTGGTATGTTTTCGGTTGGATCAGTGCCGGCTTCTTTTATTATAGTTTTTTTAATAGTGTTGTATATGATTGGCGGTGGGATTTGGAGTACCGGCCTGGTTGGTATGGTAAAACTGGCACTGCTTTCTATAACCCTGTTTGCCGGTGGGGTAATAGCATGTCTTGAAACGGGTGGACTCTGGAAAACAGCGGCGCTGCTTACCGTGGCACCTACATTGTCTCTCTTTCCCCGGGGAGCGCTTGTTGAATTGGGCGGTCTTTTTTCGGTTCTCGTAGGCTTTGCCTCCACCCAGGCGTTCCTACAGCCTCTTTTTGCCGGGCGGGATGTACGTTCAGCAAAGATTGGCGCCCTGGTTGCTGCTGCACTAATACCCATGTACGGCTTCGCCGGGGTAATTATCGGCCTATTTATGAAGGTAGCCCATCCCGGTATTAACCCTGTCTTTGCTCTGCCCGTTTTCTTCAATTTATACCTTAGTCCCTGGTTGGGCGGTGTAGCTAATGCCACCCTGCTGATCTCTCTAATTCTCACGGGCGGTGCCCTGACCCTGGGGGTAAGTACAGTACTTACCCGCGATGTTTATGCAACCCTTCACCCCGGTGTTTCTGACAAAGCTCTACTCCGGGCCGGACGTTTATTTACCGCCGGCACGGGTGCGGTAGCGCTGGCTATGGTGTTGTTTTCGGGCGGTACTTTAATTCTGGATTGGACTTATCTTTCAAATGCATTGCGCGGTGTTACTGTATTTCTACCGCTATTAGCAGCGGTTTTTATTCCTGCCCGGGTGCGCCCCCGGGGGGTTCTCCGCGCAGTTATTTTAGCCCCGGTGGCAACCCTGCTGAGCCAATTTTTCTTACCTTTAGATATACATCCCCTTTTTGTAGGACTTCCAGTGGCACTTTTATGTATGTTGCACAGTATGTTGCATACAGCCAGGCCTTTATCATAG